ACCTCCTTCATGGGGGCAGCACCGGATGCAGTGTTCACGCTCGCCCGTGACCACGCGGACACAGAGGAATACATCAGGGCCAGCGGCGTGCAGTACACCTTCCTGCGGAATTGCCTCTATCAGGACGTGCTGCCGTCGCTCGTTGGCCGCGACGCTGTGCTGAGGGGCCCGGCGGGGACCGGCCGGCTGGCAGCCGTGGCGCGGGCTGATGTGGCCCGGACGGCGGCCCGTATTCTCACAGAACCGCTGCCGCACGCCGGTGCGGCCTATACGCTCACCGGGCCGCAGGCCCTCACCTTCGAAGAGATCGCTGAAATCCTGACGCGGGTGACGGGCTCACATGTGAGCTACCACAATGAGACAGTGGAAGAGGCCCTGGAATCACGGCAGGTCAGCGGCGTAGAGCAGTGGCAGATCGAGGCGTGGGTGAGCACGTACACGGCCATTGCGGAGGGTGAGATGGGTGAGGTCAGCGCAGACGTACAGCAGTTGACCGGTACCGCTCCGATGGGGCTCGAAGAATACCTGATGCAGCGCTGAGCGCTCCAGCGCGGCTACTGGCCATGACTATTTGGGGCGCAGCGGGTATCGGATTCCGCTGTTCTTCTCTAGTGTCAAACCATGGCTGAGCAGAACCTTGACCACGTCCTTCTGTTTCTCGACGAGTGCACCCTGGCCGGGCTTGATGAGAGTGAATCGGTGCTGGCCGCGGACCTGTACGGCATGTACATGATTTGGTGCGAGAACGGCGGCCGGGAACCTGCCCCGGTTCACCATTTCTACGGAGCCGTCCGCGAGGCGGGTCTTGCGGAAGTGACCCGTCACTCCGAACGCGCCTATGAGGGCGTGCTGCCGACGGGGCCGATCCCCGTCCAATACATCATGGAGACGGACAAGGCCCCCGGTCCCAACACCAATCCGTTTCCCTTTAGCGGTTAAGCTTTACGGCGCTGCGGGGCATGCCGGGGCGCTGAGGTTCGGTAGCGTGGGCTCCATGACTTCTTACAACAGACTCGGAAATTCCGGCCTCACCGTCTCCACTGTGGGACTGGGCTGCAACAACCTCGGACGACCCGGAACACCCACCGAAGTTCAGGAGGGAACCGACGCCGTCGTTAACGCGGCCATTGACGCGGGAATCACCCTCTTCGACGTCGCCGACAGTTACGGCGCTGTTCCGGGGCTCAGCGAGGAAATGCTCGGCAAGGCGCTGGGGAACCGGCGCGGGGACGTAGTGCTGGCCACCAAGTTCGGCATGGACATGAAGGGCGTAAACGGCCGGGACTTTGATGCCCGCGGTTCGCGCCGGTACATCGTTAAGGCTGCGGAAGCTTCGCTGCGCCGTCTGGGCACGGACTGGATTGACCTCTACCAGTTCCATACACCGGATCCGCTCACGCCGATCGAGGAGACCCTCGCGGCTTTGGATGACCTGGTCACCAGCGGCAAGGTGCGCTACATCGGCCACTCCAACCGTGCCGGCTGGGAGATTGCCGAAGCTGAGTTCACTGCACGGATGGGCGGCTACACCC
This genomic interval from Arthrobacter sunyaminii contains the following:
- a CDS encoding aldo/keto reductase is translated as MTSYNRLGNSGLTVSTVGLGCNNLGRPGTPTEVQEGTDAVVNAAIDAGITLFDVADSYGAVPGLSEEMLGKALGNRRGDVVLATKFGMDMKGVNGRDFDARGSRRYIVKAAEASLRRLGTDWIDLYQFHTPDPLTPIEETLAALDDLVTSGKVRYIGHSNRAGWEIAEAEFTARMGGYTPFISAQNHYNLLDRRAELEVVPAAEAYGLGILPYFPLANGLLTGKYSSGKAPEGSRLTHSRQNLLDNADFDQLAEFGTFAKDRGLTEVEVAFSWLAAQPAVSSVIAGATSVEQVQQNAEAVSWEPSEKDLEELDRIFPRMPKVALF
- a CDS encoding SDR family oxidoreductase, producing the protein MTQQQPDIAVTGATGALGGAVARLLAEAGVPQRLLARHTARLPELPGTPSYAITYSDRGHSTRALEGVQTLFMVSAAESRYRRQDHRTFVDAAVDAGVRHIVYTSFMGAAPDAVFTLARDHADTEEYIRASGVQYTFLRNCLYQDVLPSLVGRDAVLRGPAGTGRLAAVARADVARTAARILTEPLPHAGAAYTLTGPQALTFEEIAEILTRVTGSHVSYHNETVEEALESRQVSGVEQWQIEAWVSTYTAIAEGEMGEVSADVQQLTGTAPMGLEEYLMQR